In Leucoraja erinacea ecotype New England chromosome 9, Leri_hhj_1, whole genome shotgun sequence, the genomic window cttcagtttaaattttaattggtgaaatgataacagtttgcccaattcatacatattccctactttcctaatccccagtctatcccattgttgatatgttttgtcgatgagagatggtttgaatgcggggttgttcaatagtggggttagtactgatagattatttaatttcaaggatacttttatttgtttccaaattcttattgtattgtgaataattgggtttttcttatatattatactattcaattttatcggtgagagcaagatcgttcctatatcgtgcggatagcactcctctttctccattcttatccactccaactgctgagtggaactatccaaccagtacattatgttcttaatatgcactgcccagtagtaatacatatagttaggtaatgataaacccccaacttctttaggtttacacaaatgctttcgttgaattctgtttgctctgtaatcccatttaaatttagtgatagtagaatctagttttttgaaaaaatattttggaatatatattgggatcgtttgaaacaaatatattaattgtggtaagaaggtcatttttatagcgttaattctacccttcaatgagagcgggagcgttttccaaaatgcaatcatatcattcagtttatttaatagtggcataaaattggcactaaataatgatttgtgtcttctcgtaattggaatacccagatacttgaatttttctgttgcaattttgaaggggaattttagtaaatgtctcgaatcctgtggttttaaagacataatttcgcttttattccaatttattctatatcctgaaaaagagccaaattcctcaattagtgttaataataattattaatttgggtatactcgtttgtgtattagtaatatataaaaggatatcatcagcgtataatgaaattttattctttgagtccttagtgttatatccgtgaatatttgggtgatttctaatcctttcggccagcggttctatcataagggcaaatagcaatggtgataaggcacaaccttgcctattaccccttgataagtaaaattttggagatagcatattggtagttaatattcttgccgtaggtctatcgtaaagtagtttaacccatctaataaaattctctcccgtattaaatttttggagtaccttgtataaatactgatcaaatgccttctctgcatccagcgtaacaactgaaatatcttcattgtcctcattgtgagagtacattatattgaaaagccttctcaaattattaaatgattgtcttttttaAATCCCGTTTGAgtatagaatctttgctaaaatctgATCCGTATTTTTGATCCGTTCAACTATTTATTAAGCAATTGTTGCTTCTGCTtgtttattttcggtataagcctgcatgtataaatatAATTACTTTTTTAGTCCTCTAGCTCCTAGAATCAAttttttgctaaaattttctgatccgtatttaaaagtgaaatagctctataagaacccggttcaactaaatctttatctttttttggtataagcattatatgtgtgcgttgaatctccaaaaaggttttatacccggcattccctcaattttaagtataaaagtcaatggtgaatgatccgcagttctcttttattttccttattttgaaaactttgataagagattatgatgccgcgaatatatgccttgaaggtttcccataatagcggtgcagaaatacccggcgtgtcatttatttcgaaaaaaaattttgtttgttcttttatatactcatagccctgcgggttatttaatatgtgtgcattgaatctccaaaaaggttttatacccggcattccctcaattttaagtataaaagtcaatggtgaatgatcagaaataatactattatgatatgatggtttattcgtatacgggattaattttgtgtccaataagaaatagtcaattcgtgaataagttttatgaactgatgagtaaaatgaatattcactACCACTTGTGAAGGTTATTTTGTCACCTCTCTTTGCTGATTACAGTCTATGGGTCAGCAAGTCAATAATCCAGTTGGAGAAGTAAGGTGCTGAGTTTGGGACTCGATTGTATAATTATCGAAAATATGATAGGTGTGATAGTTCAGATCAAATAAACAGTAACGGCTTATGATTACCATGTGGAGCTTTGAGCATCAACAGTTCACATTGCTAGGGTGCAATATTCAAATAAAAgttgagttcaagttcaagtgagtttattgtcatgtgtccctgataggacaatgaaattcttgctttgcttcagcacaacagaacataataggcattgaccacaaaacagatcagtgtgtccatataccattaataaacacatgaataaataaacggataaagtgcaaataacagataatgggctattaatgttcagagttttgtccaagccaagtttaatagcctgatggctgtgtggaagtaGCAACATTTAATTAACATTTAAATAAAACTCTTTATATGccatgtttttttttgcagaacagttctccctgtgaccgcgtgggttttctccgggtgctctgatttcctgcggcattccaaaggcatgcaggtttgaaggttaattggcttcagtaaattgcccctaatgtgtacaattaaaaagtaggataacatagaactagtgtagggtgaTTGAAGATcgctgtggacttggtgggctgaagggcctgtttccacactgtatctttgttttttttccccaaatattTCAGAAATGAGTTGTACTCCAAATATTTATATAGGCCTGTACTGCATTTTATTTTATGACTATTATATTCATTTTGTGGTAAAATCCTAATCCTGTGGATTACTGCTGGTCATTCTGGGATTAGTTAACAAAATAGAACTAGAGTTGTAATCTTATGGGCAATCAGAAGATTGCAGTTCAAGTGTACAGGAAATTGGGCAAGTTACTCTGGTTCCTTTTCTTCAATCTGTCAAGTCATTCTGAATGATTAAATCATGTGAATTCAGTATTTATTACAGGAGGCCAACAGGCAAGATACTTAATGAGATAAAATTGGTAACTGCGTGTTTTCTTCTACAGAAGAACCAGAGGAGCTAAGGGGAAGAATACCTACAGAAGCCTCTACTCCAGCATCACCACTGGTTCATATCGTCAAACACCCATTGCTAACTGAGTATTTCTCCAGTTCCAGAAATCATGGGATCAGATCCTTTCCGGAATGGATCTCTGACTGGTAACAGCTCCAACCAACAGGAAGGGCACAGCCTTTTGAAAGTAGTATCAATTGCCACTATTACTGCTATAGTAAGCTTCATAACAATAATAGGCAATATTTTGGTAATTGTGTCATTTAAAGTGAACAGCCAGCTAAAAACTGTGAACAATTATTACCTGTTAAGTTTGGCCTGTGCTGATCTCATCATAGGAGTGTTTACAATGAACCTCTACGCTTCTTATATATTGATGGGTCACTGGTCACTGGGAAATTTGACGTGTGATTTGTGGCTTGCACTGGATTATGTGGCCAGTAATGCCTCCGTCATGAATTTGCTCCTTATTAGCTTCGATCGGTATTTCTCAGTCACACGGCCATTAACCTACAGGGCTAAACGAACCCCGAAAAGGGCTGGTATCATGATTGGTCTGGCATGGTTAATATCCTTTATATTGTGGGCACCTGCTATTTTATGCTGGCAATACCTAGTTGGAAAAAGAACTGTCCCTTCAAATGAATGTCAGATACAATTTTTGTCTGAACCTATTATTACATTTGGTACTGCGATAGCCGCTTTCTACGTCCCAGTGTCGGTGATGACGATACTGTACTATCGCATCTATAAAGAGACTGAAAGACGCACTAAGGACCTGGCGGAACTGCAAGCATCGAATCTCGCCTCGGAAGATGAAGTTCACGTTTCCAAAATGATTCGATCTACATCTTGCTTCGGATGTGTAAGCCACAAACTTTCACGCAGGGAAAGGTCCCAGGTATCGTGGTCTTCAAACAGAAGCACAACAGTAACCCTAAGATCCACACAGGCCAAAAATGTCACAGACGAATGGTTAGAAAGCGACAACAAAGACTCCTTTGCAAATTACCCCATGTCTGAAGAAGATGGAAGGCTCACTCCAAAATCAACCTCTTCAGTGACTCAAGGGGAAGAACAGATTGACGAGTATACTGGGGAGGATGACGCCAATGTTTCCTTGGAAGAAGAGGCTTCGGCAATAAATAATTATGAAAATCAAAATCATTTGGCGATTCCTGTAAAAAAACAGAAGGATAAAAATTACATTTCTTACAAGGGTCATAAATTAGCTGTCAAAAATGGCAGTTCCTCGTCAACCTCAGACACGAGTAATGGGTGCACCGGACTTAAAGGAACACCCCCTGAACCAGAAGTTCCATGTATGAGAAATATGGATCAAAACCTGAGGCTGCAGATCACCAAAAGAAAACGGCTGGTTTTGATAAAGGAAAAAAAGGCAGCGCAGACACTTAGTGCCATTCTACTGGCGTTCATCATTACCTGGACACCGTACAATATTATGGTGTTAGTCTCGACGTTTTGCTCGGACTGCATCCCACAATCACTGTGGCATTTGGGATACTGGTTGTGTTACGTTAACAGCACAGTCAACCCCATGTGCTATGCTTTGTGCAACAAAACCTTCCGCACCACCTTCAAAATGTTGTTACTATTTCAATGGAAGCGGAAATGAACTACCTAGCCGACAACAAGACACACTTTTAACAagtgtgtagacaaaaatgctggagaaactcagcgggtgaggcggcatccaTGGAGAtgctccttcgttccatagatgctgcctcacctgctgagtttctccagcatttttgtctaccttcgattttccagcatctgcagttccttcttaaacattttaacaAGTGGGAGTAAAGTGGTTATTACATCGTTCTTTCTATACTTCATAATGTGATTATTGACTATCATTCAGCAATTGTTCCGTTGCATATATGGGGATTGGAATGACATTCAAGAAATGGATCACCAAATACATCAAATAAAGGCCAAGAAGCAGAGCTAAATTCTTTCTGGGCCGCCCCTTCAGTCAATCATGCGGTACAGCTGATCAGGTCTCGTTAATTCTCAACCCATGTTAAGTTTCCCTTTAGCAATGATAAACACGTTACTGTTGGAAAGTGAAAAAAATGTACACAAACCCCAATCATAGTGCTAACAACCAGTGCTACAAATCAATTAGTACTAGAGTGCACATCCCGTGTCATTAAAACGCTCCAGGGAAAGTTTTATTTAACTTATGCTGGGATACCGACTTCTTTCAGCAATGTGTTTCCCCCTCGTTGCCTTCCTTAAAAGTAGCAGCTAGCTATTGGCGGGTACAACTTCACAGGCATCCGACTTGCTTCAACTGCAATGGTGACTGAGTGGCAGCAGATTGCGGAGAAATGTGAACCCATCTCAACCTCATTACAAGTGTGCAAAGCTGGTCTCTCTCCTACAAGAGGCAGCCAGGAAAACAAAACCGTGGGTGAGTTTCCTTTCGCTGCACCGCTGATCTTTGCTTTCAATCATCCGTGACGGATGCCGTGGCCCAGAACTTGAACGTAAGTTAATTTAACCGCCCACAATTGGAAAACGCTGTGAGCCAAAGGCCGGGCCGGGACTGAAGGAGAGATTGGATTCGGAAATACCTTTAACATTTAATACCTAAAAGTCATTGTTTTAGGCCGcttaaaacatttttgaattgAAAGACAAATAATGAATACAAACCTGACTGAAGTCTTCTTCTGCATTTTCTTCCCTTGCAACTTCCCAATGGCCATTGAAACGGATGGGCGGGCCGACGGTGATCTTTTGGTCTGACGGCGCAACATCGCCGCAGCCTCGCCCGGGAACTCCAGCTCCTCTACCGGACGCCGGGGCGGCATGAAGCTGTGGCTGGGGAATTCGGGTGGAAATCCCACAACTGGCGCTGGCGGCAGTTTGGTCCGTTCACCTGCAGAATGCGGGTTTTTACGTTAAAGGAATCCGCCCATAATGAAACATAGTCATCCTTGGCGTGGTATATCCAACACAACATAATAtcatggtctgaagaagcgtcacctatccattcgctccagagatgctgcctggcccgctgagttactccagcactttgtgtctatctttggtataaaccagtggtgttttattgtcatatgtgcaaaCACACAATGCCATTCTTTCTTGCATACAGTCCAGTGAAATATTGCCATGCCTAaatatcatctgcagtttctttttattttattgtaataTCGATGTTTGTATTTGTTGAGCTCCATCGTGTTGGCTCGTTGTGAAATAAAGCACTTTATTTTGTATATGTACACATCTTACTTCAGATTTCTCGAGCGGTAAGATTTGGAGAGGCATGGAAACGGTGGTGGGATTGAAGGTTGTGCAAGACGCATAGGTCTATGCTGATTGCAATGCTCCAACGTTGCTGTGCCTGGGTTCATATTTGGCAAAGTGAGAACAGAGAAtctcacagcgtggaaactggtccttcgacTCATTGTATCCGCACGGACCGTCAAGCATCCATTTACATCTCCCCAGAGTCTACCACTCACTGACTCAAGCACCAGGGGGCATTTACAAAGTCCAATTTACCAACCAACCGGAATACCCGGAGAACACCAAGGACCTCACTGTGGATTAAACCCACATCGCTGGAGCTGCGGAGCAGCAGCTATATCAGTTCTATGAGGAACATTACCTTAAAATGTTGTTCCCCATACATTAGCTAAATGCAATGTAACCTTgataattataattatatttcTGCTCAATTATGGAGTTAGAGGTCACAATTGTTTGCAATTGGCATGTCCCCCAGGAAATTCTCAAGGACGGATGGTGTGGAATGTGTAGAGGATTGCTTTGAAACTAAATGCAATGGTTTCCGCTACCAGGGTGGTTGAGACACATGAGCAATTTCTTTTAAACCTGCTCTCGACATGTGTTCTTGTTTACGTCATGCAGATTAAGATTGGATATTAAAGTACAATATGTTCAATTTTCCACTTCTGTTAACACAAATCAATTACGCCAATAATGATTGAAATGGGAATGTGCAATATGTTCGGACACTGGCTGACCATCCTgcttagtaggcccccctcggtcatgactgaccatgggtgatgcatcctagttttcaggtgatgtgtggtcggatgcaagcctgggcgatgtcatatggaggacaggctgttgcccatgcagcacgtcccccctccatgtcgctgatcgatccaaatgaacagcagggccgttacagtttggcaccagcaccgtcgcaggagctgctagagcgaggttgtagacaacgacaaactgccttaggggctctgacTCCGGATGTTCTTGAGGTTTACTGCAGGAgctttttccatgactggatatggccacaaggcagtggaggttttaaatcagagttttccctctcctagatggaccgccttcccaggctgacaagccccatctgcccgagactcatggaggcaggagcgtctaccttcccgttcaggtctatagcacctgcccactgcccaaccTGCTTACAACTTTGTTAAAAAAATGCCTTACAACATGCTGTTCCCATCAAGATCTTAGTTAAGGTGCTAGTTATATTTTGTTGCTCACAGTCCTGAAAGTAGAATGTTTTTAGTAATCTTTGTTAAAATACATTTGCATTTATAGAT contains:
- the chrm5b gene encoding muscarinic acetylcholine receptor M5b, whose product is MGSDPFRNGSLTGNSSNQQEGHSLLKVVSIATITAIVSFITIIGNILVIVSFKVNSQLKTVNNYYLLSLACADLIIGVFTMNLYASYILMGHWSLGNLTCDLWLALDYVASNASVMNLLLISFDRYFSVTRPLTYRAKRTPKRAGIMIGLAWLISFILWAPAILCWQYLVGKRTVPSNECQIQFLSEPIITFGTAIAAFYVPVSVMTILYYRIYKETERRTKDLAELQASNLASEDEVHVSKMIRSTSCFGCVSHKLSRRERSQVSWSSNRSTTVTLRSTQAKNVTDEWLESDNKDSFANYPMSEEDGRLTPKSTSSVTQGEEQIDEYTGEDDANVSLEEEASAINNYENQNHLAIPVKKQKDKNYISYKGHKLAVKNGSSSSTSDTSNGCTGLKGTPPEPEVPCMRNMDQNLRLQITKRKRLVLIKEKKAAQTLSAILLAFIITWTPYNIMVLVSTFCSDCIPQSLWHLGYWLCYVNSTVNPMCYALCNKTFRTTFKMLLLFQWKRK